One Amorphoplanes digitatis genomic window carries:
- a CDS encoding SDR family NAD(P)-dependent oxidoreductase, whose translation MDHRWKWARIAAGITGRGPRERRLRAAVAGKTVLVTGASEGIGAATARRLGAAGATVLLVARTVERLERVREEIVAAGGRAFVHPADLSSPDAAAALAADLVARYRRIDVVVSNAGRSIRRSVADTADRFHDIQRTMSVNYAGPVQLLLALLPAMRAAGGGHVVNVSTAGLSMRTPNWSAYLASKAAFDAWLRCAAVELRRGRVTVSTVYLNLVRTRMSAPTPHYRRVPAMSAAEAAEIVCRSVAHRRSWWPWWARAGAVVAAALPRTVERALAAGVRAIDAVEPVRVLAAAGLLRPGRLARLLRAGRRGGRSLDVALAAGPADGLALVDADGPVSYPELDAMADACAAAAAAGLGVRAGDRVGLACAGHRGFVAAAVGLGRLGVDVVLLPPGLPGDRAAEVLRRERAVALVHEPGGARAGLPSVSWPELLAGGPAVERRRPPRTGSMSVLTSGTTGIPRGVSRPLPVRMLLGPATTHLRLTPVRPGEPIVLATPPHHGYGLTYLCAGLVLGAPVVLVPGGDAAGILGAVAEHRAGLLFALPIQLRRICDLPASRWPAVDSLRGVVSGAAPLTADLCERLRERFGDRTFNMYATSEAGWAAMATPADLRAAPGTVGRAPRGVRVRVAEPDGTPLPPGRIGEIQVRGWHPDGRWLGTGDLGHVDPAGRLFVDGRLDDMIVSGGENVYPGPVEATITGHPDVADALVEPVADAEFGRRLRATVEVHPGRSLTAGQLRRWLETRLSPAERPRDITVVAALRRTATGKPVRNGSETGDGSGTKS comes from the coding sequence GTGGATCACAGGTGGAAGTGGGCGCGGATCGCGGCGGGGATCACCGGGCGCGGGCCGCGGGAGCGGCGGCTGCGTGCGGCCGTGGCCGGGAAGACCGTGCTGGTCACCGGCGCCTCCGAGGGGATCGGCGCGGCGACGGCCCGCCGGCTCGGCGCGGCCGGCGCCACCGTGCTGCTGGTGGCGCGCACCGTCGAACGGCTCGAGCGGGTGCGCGAGGAGATCGTGGCGGCGGGCGGGCGCGCGTTCGTGCACCCGGCGGATCTGTCCTCCCCGGACGCGGCCGCCGCGCTGGCCGCGGACCTGGTGGCGCGGTACCGCCGGATCGACGTGGTGGTGAGCAACGCCGGCCGGTCTATCCGGCGCTCGGTCGCCGACACCGCCGACCGGTTCCACGACATCCAGCGCACGATGAGCGTGAACTACGCGGGGCCGGTCCAGTTGCTGCTGGCGCTGCTGCCGGCGATGCGGGCGGCCGGCGGCGGGCACGTCGTCAACGTCTCCACGGCCGGGCTGTCCATGAGGACGCCGAACTGGTCGGCCTACCTCGCCTCCAAGGCGGCGTTCGACGCGTGGCTGCGCTGCGCCGCCGTCGAGCTGCGCCGCGGCCGCGTGACGGTCAGCACGGTGTACCTCAACCTGGTGCGTACCCGGATGAGCGCGCCGACGCCGCACTATCGGCGGGTTCCGGCGATGTCGGCGGCCGAGGCGGCGGAGATCGTGTGCCGCTCGGTGGCACACCGCCGGTCGTGGTGGCCGTGGTGGGCCCGGGCCGGCGCGGTCGTGGCGGCGGCGCTGCCCCGCACCGTGGAGCGGGCGCTCGCCGCGGGCGTGCGGGCGATCGACGCCGTCGAGCCAGTGCGGGTGCTGGCGGCGGCCGGTCTGCTGCGCCCCGGCCGGCTGGCGCGGCTGCTGCGCGCCGGTCGCCGGGGCGGGCGCAGCCTCGACGTGGCGCTCGCCGCAGGGCCGGCCGACGGGCTCGCCCTGGTGGACGCGGACGGGCCGGTCAGCTACCCGGAGCTGGACGCGATGGCCGACGCCTGCGCGGCGGCCGCGGCCGCCGGGCTCGGCGTGCGGGCCGGCGACCGGGTCGGGCTGGCCTGCGCCGGCCACCGGGGCTTCGTGGCGGCGGCGGTCGGACTGGGCCGGCTGGGCGTCGACGTGGTCCTGCTGCCGCCCGGCCTGCCCGGCGACCGCGCCGCCGAGGTGCTCCGCCGGGAACGGGCCGTCGCCCTGGTGCACGAGCCGGGCGGGGCCCGCGCCGGCCTGCCGTCGGTCTCCTGGCCGGAGCTGCTCGCCGGGGGTCCCGCTGTCGAACGGCGCCGGCCGCCGCGCACCGGGAGCATGTCCGTGCTGACCTCCGGCACCACCGGGATACCGCGCGGCGTGTCCCGCCCGCTGCCGGTGCGCATGCTGCTCGGCCCGGCGACCACCCACCTGCGGCTGACACCGGTGCGCCCCGGCGAGCCCATCGTCCTGGCGACCCCGCCGCACCACGGGTACGGCCTGACCTATCTCTGCGCCGGGCTCGTCCTGGGCGCCCCGGTGGTCCTGGTGCCGGGCGGCGACGCCGCCGGGATCCTGGGCGCGGTCGCCGAGCACCGCGCCGGCCTGCTGTTCGCGCTGCCGATCCAGCTGCGCCGGATCTGCGACCTGCCCGCCTCGCGGTGGCCGGCGGTCGACTCGCTGCGCGGCGTGGTCAGCGGCGCCGCGCCGCTGACCGCCGACCTGTGCGAGCGGCTGCGTGAGCGCTTCGGGGACCGGACCTTCAACATGTACGCGACCTCGGAGGCCGGCTGGGCGGCGATGGCGACACCGGCGGACCTGCGGGCGGCTCCCGGCACGGTCGGCCGCGCACCGCGCGGGGTGCGGGTCCGGGTCGCCGAACCGGACGGTACGCCGCTGCCGCCGGGCCGGATCGGGGAGATCCAGGTCCGGGGCTGGCACCCGGACGGGCGGTGGCTCGGTACCGGGGACCTCGGCCACGTCGATCCGGCCGGCCGGCTGTTCGTCGACGGGCGGCTCGACGACATGATCGTCTCGGGCGGCGAGAACGTGTACCCGGGCCCGGTGGAGGCGACCATCACCGGTCACCCCGATGTGGCCGATGCGCTGGTGGAGCCGGTCGCGGACGCGGAGTTCGGACGGCGGCTGCGTGCCACCGTCGAGGTACACCCCGGTCGTTCGCTGACCGCCGGCCAGTTGCGACGGTGGCTGGAGACGCGGCTGTCCCCGGCCGAGCGGCCACGCGACATCACCGTCGTCGCGGCCCTGCGCCGCACGGCGACCGGAAAGCCGGTCCGAAACGGTTCCGAAACGGGTGACGGTTCCGGCACGAAGTCATAG
- a CDS encoding Type 1 glutamine amidotransferase-like domain-containing protein has translation MKLLLTSGGVTNPSIHSALVELLGKPIAECHALCVPTAQWGHPMCGPASVRGFIAAEPKADWRYLSGLGWASLGVLELTALPTIGARRWVPWVSEADVLLVDGGDATYLCHWMRESGLADLLPTLADKVWVGVSAGSMVMTPRIGDYFVEWPSAPDDRTLGVVDFSIFPHLDAFPTNTLADVQRWAADIGGPAYAIDEQTAIKVVGGSVEVISEGHWTKFG, from the coding sequence GTGAAGCTCTTGCTCACCTCAGGCGGCGTCACCAACCCGAGCATCCACTCGGCGCTCGTGGAGCTGCTCGGCAAGCCGATCGCCGAGTGCCACGCCCTCTGCGTCCCGACGGCACAGTGGGGTCACCCGATGTGCGGTCCGGCATCGGTGCGGGGTTTCATCGCCGCCGAGCCCAAAGCCGACTGGCGGTACCTGTCCGGCCTGGGCTGGGCGTCGCTCGGTGTCCTCGAGCTCACCGCCCTTCCCACCATCGGCGCGCGGCGCTGGGTTCCCTGGGTCAGCGAAGCCGATGTGCTGCTGGTCGACGGCGGCGACGCGACATACCTGTGCCACTGGATGCGGGAGTCCGGGCTGGCCGACCTGCTGCCGACGCTGGCCGACAAGGTCTGGGTGGGCGTGAGCGCCGGAAGCATGGTGATGACGCCCCGGATCGGGGATTACTTCGTCGAGTGGCCGTCCGCGCCGGACGACCGCACCCTGGGAGTCGTCGACTTCTCGATCTTCCCGCACCTGGACGCCTTCCCCACGAACACCCTGGCCGACGTGCAACGGTGGGCCGCCGACATCGGCGGGCCGGCCTACGCCATCGACGAGCAGACGGCCATCAAGGTCGTCGGCGGCTCCGTCGAGGTGATCTCCGAAGGGCACTGGACGAAGTTCGGGTGA